The window CACCATGACCGCGATGCGATTGCCCACCAGCACGGCGATGATCATCACCCCCGCCGTCACCGACAGCATGCTCAGCAGCTCCGCCCGCGGCCCGCGCAGGTTGACCAGGTTGACCGCGAACAGGGCCAGGGTGCCGATGAGGGCGGTGAGAGCAAGCAGCCGGGTGTCTTCGTACACGTGCGGTTGCTGCACCCGAACATAGCCCGCCAGTCCCACCACCGCCAGCGCGCACAGGGCGATTATGGCCAGCATCTGCCGCACATTGGGCAGCGCGCTCAGCAATCCGACGGCGCGCAGGGCATCAATGTCATCAGCGCCGGCGATCTCCCCCTGGCGCACGATGACTTCGCCCGCGACCACGGTCTTCTCCACCGGGCGCACGGAGCGCGCCGCGTCGCGGCGCAGGTCCTCGGTGGCCGCGGCGTTATAGCCCAGATTCGGTCGCACCGCGCGCTGGGCGACGGCCGCCACGATCTCCCGCGCGGGCTCCTTGAGCGCCAACTTGGCCGCCGCGGCGCCCGCGGCCTCGCGGGCGGCCTGCACCTTGTCAGCCTCGTCCGGTATCTGGCGGCGCATCGCCTCGCGCACGATCTGCTTGGCCGGTTCGGCCAGCAGGGCCAGCTTGTCCGCTGCCTGGCTCTCAAGCCAGGCAAGGGTCGGCGGCGAAACCTGCGGCAGGACGCGAGCGGGATCCTCGCCGCGCGCGGCGCGTGACACCAGCAGGGCGAATAGCTGCGCCACCTCGTTTTCGGCGTGAGCGATGGCCTCCGGCCTCACCACCACCACCGGCGTCACCCACTGCTGAGCCCGGTCTCGCAGCTGTTCGGTCGCGCGCTCGTCAACGTAGGTCGCAGTGTGCGGGGCGCGAATGGTCTCGGGGCTGGGCTGACCACTCATCAGAAACACGCGCGTGGACTGGTACCCATGCCCGACGACGATGGCGGCGAGTGCCAGCGCGGTGGCCAGGCCCAGAGCCACACGCAGCAGCATACGTCGCCGGCTGAGGCCGGCGCCCAGGCGCCGCCCCAGACGGGCCGTTAGCTCGATAATGGCAGACATGGTAGAGTCCGGAGAGATCCGCCACGGACACGGCGATGGAGAGGGTAGGCAGGGACCGGGGAATGCGCCCGGCTGGGCTCAGGCCGCCGGAGGAAGACGGCGCGCGCCACGCATGAGCGAAACCGGCCGCCGGCGGCGCGGGCGCGGCACGCCTCGCCCGCGAAACTCCGGGCCGCGGGCTCGTCGCCGCGCGCCTCGGGCCCGTCCCTTGTGACCCCCGGGGTTCGCTCGCGGCTGCCCGGCAGGCCCGTCGCTTCGCCGTTACCTGCCACGACCACGGTGACTTCTGTTTGTTCTTCGTCCAATCTGCCCTCTGGGGAACCGCAGGCGCTGACCCCGAGGAAGGAGCCCATGGCACACAAACCCCCGCGCCCGGTAGCGCCGGCCCGCGGGGGAGGTGCCCAGCTCATTAACTGTCAACGGTTGTTACGTGCATTCGCTTTGCGCCGACGGCGCTCCGATGTCGCGGCCAATCGCCGGCGCCGGTCGCTCGGTTTCTCGTAGCGCTCGTGGCGTCGGGCCTCGTCCAGCACGCCATGCTGTTGCAACTGCCGCTTGAACCTCTTTAGAGCGTTCTCCAGCGACTCGTTGTCTCGAATCTCAACCAGCGGCAAACATATCCCTCCCTTCCCTGGGAAACACTTGACTTGGGACCCAACCAGCATTCCCGGAGCTTCGATCACGTCGGGGGTTGCGCTCCGTTCCTGCCTGATTGCGACCCGGAATGGCGCCCTCGTCACAGGCCCCATCGTCGCCTGATTATAGCGTCACCCAGCCCCCTTGTCAACGTCCGCCCGCGAATGGCACAAACGCACACAGACGTGTGCATGCGGCGGCCATAAAGGCGCTCCCAAAGGGGGATCAGCACCGCGCGCAGCGTCCTGTGCCGGCCGGTTCAGCGGCCGAACGGAACCGACT of the Armatimonadota bacterium genome contains:
- the rpsU gene encoding 30S ribosomal protein S21, which gives rise to MPLVEIRDNESLENALKRFKRQLQQHGVLDEARRHERYEKPSDRRRRLAATSERRRRKANARNNR